The Ignavibacteriales bacterium genome has a segment encoding these proteins:
- the pyrE gene encoding orotate phosphoribosyltransferase — MTNQNILEIFQNTNALLNGHFLLTSGRHSNQYFQCALVLQHPNYNEIICGMIADHFRGTEIDTVISPAIGGIIVGQEVARLLSKKSIFAEREEKILKLRRGFNIEEGKKYLVCEDVVTTGGSVFEVMEIVRNNGGTVAGVGYIVDRSNNKVQFGVPQFSTLQLEVISYNPDECPLCKQNIPAIKPGSRKVQP, encoded by the coding sequence ATGACAAATCAAAATATTTTAGAAATTTTTCAGAATACGAATGCCCTTTTAAATGGGCATTTTTTATTAACGTCGGGGCGTCATAGTAATCAATATTTTCAATGTGCTCTAGTACTCCAGCATCCTAACTACAATGAAATTATTTGCGGTATGATTGCAGATCATTTCAGGGGGACTGAAATCGATACCGTAATTTCACCGGCAATCGGTGGAATTATTGTAGGTCAGGAAGTTGCACGACTTCTGAGTAAAAAATCGATTTTCGCTGAGAGAGAAGAAAAGATTTTAAAACTCCGCCGCGGCTTTAATATTGAAGAAGGAAAAAAATATTTAGTTTGTGAGGATGTTGTAACTACCGGCGGTTCAGTATTTGAAGTAATGGAAATAGTAAGAAACAATGGCGGAACTGTTGCCGGTGTAGGTTATATTGTTGATAGAAGCAATAATAAAGTTCAGTTTGGTGTACCGCAGTTTAGTACTCTACAATTAGAGGTAATCTCTTATAACCCGGATGAATGTCCGTTGTGCAAGCAAAATATCCCCGCAATCAAACCGGGTTCAAGAAAAGTTCAACCGTAA
- the floA gene encoding flotillin-like protein FloA (flotillin-like protein involved in membrane lipid rafts) — protein MEALTGLSVMIIVVSIIVLMMILYFVPIGLWITAYFSGVKVKIFKDLIGMRLRKVSPQVIVRNLIAGTKAGIPLNSSLLEAHFLAGGNVTKVVNALISANKANLDLGFSKAAAIDLAGRDVLEAVKMSVNPKVIETPLVSGVAKDGIQLKAMARVTVRTNLERLVGGAGEATILARVGEGIVSTIGSSISHKEVLENPDKISKVVLSKGLDAGTAYEILSIDIADVDVGSNIGAILQTNQAEADLKVARAKAEERRAAAVALEQEMSAEVARMRAKVVEAESEIPRAIADAFHKGNLGVMDYYNLRNIQSDTEMRNSIAKPDDKKNKDTNG, from the coding sequence ATGGAAGCTTTGACCGGTTTATCGGTAATGATAATAGTAGTATCTATAATTGTCCTCATGATGATCTTATATTTCGTCCCGATCGGACTTTGGATTACTGCTTATTTTTCAGGTGTAAAAGTTAAAATTTTCAAAGATTTGATTGGAATGCGTTTAAGAAAAGTTTCACCTCAAGTAATTGTCCGCAATTTGATTGCCGGTACAAAAGCTGGTATTCCGTTAAATTCCTCGTTATTGGAAGCACATTTTCTAGCCGGCGGAAACGTAACAAAAGTAGTAAACGCTTTAATCTCTGCTAATAAAGCTAATCTTGATCTCGGATTTTCAAAAGCCGCAGCAATTGATCTTGCCGGGCGTGATGTACTTGAAGCCGTGAAGATGTCAGTTAATCCGAAGGTTATTGAAACTCCGCTTGTTTCCGGTGTTGCAAAAGATGGAATTCAATTGAAGGCAATGGCAAGAGTTACTGTTAGAACAAATCTGGAAAGATTAGTCGGCGGCGCCGGCGAAGCAACAATTTTAGCACGTGTTGGAGAAGGTATTGTTTCTACAATTGGATCGAGTATTTCTCATAAAGAAGTTCTCGAAAATCCGGATAAAATTTCAAAAGTCGTGCTATCGAAAGGATTAGATGCCGGTACAGCCTATGAAATTCTTTCAATTGATATTGCTGATGTTGATGTCGGATCAAACATCGGTGCAATTCTTCAGACAAATCAAGCGGAGGCTGATCTTAAGGTTGCTAGAGCAAAGGCAGAAGAGCGACGCGCCGCAGCAGTTGCTTTAGAACAAGAAATGAGCGCTGAAGTTGCACGTATGCGTGCTAAAGTTGTTGAAGCCGAATCTGAAATTCCGAGAGCAATTGCGGATGCGTTTCATAAAGGAAATCTCGGTGTTATGGATTATTATAATCTTAGAAATATTCAGTCGGATACGGAAATGAGAAACTCAATTGCTAAACCGGATGACAAGAAGAACAAAGATACAAATGGATAA
- a CDS encoding ATP-dependent Clp protease ATP-binding subunit has protein sequence MEGNFSERVQEVIRLSREEALRLGHDYIGTEHLLLGIIREGQGVAVRILRNLDVDLVKLKKAIEDTVRTSGGTLTIGNIPLTKQAEKVLKITQIESKIYKSDVIGTEHILLSLLRDEDNIATQILHQFNLTYDNSRAELNNILSSKDPSKAATPPQFATGKKQDKTKTPVLDNFGRDLTKLAIDDKLDPVIGREKEIERVAQVLSRRKKNNPVLIGEPGVGKTAIAEGLALRIIQKKVPRILQEKRVVTLDLAGLVAGTKYRGQFEERMKALMTELEKADDVILFIDELHTIVGAGGASGSLDASNMFKPALARGDIQCIGATTLDEYRKYIETDGALDRRFQKVMVEPPSVDQTIQILEHIKFKYEEHHHVRYSKQAIEIAVRLSERYITDRHLPDKAIDVLDEAGSRVHMGNFTVSEEVLRLEEEVEKIKQLKIQVVKQQDYEEAARLRDKERTLQSDLEIAKREWDAKTKDIIYDVSEDDMATVVSMMTGIPVTRVVQAESDKLMKMETALKGRIVGQDEAVLRLTKAIRRTRAGLKRPSKPIGTFIFLGPTGVGKTELAKELARYLFDSEDALIRIDMSEYMEKFAVSRLVGAPPGYVGYDEGGQLTERVRRKPYSVVLFDEIEKAHPDVFNILLQVLDDGTLTDSLGRKVDFKNTIIIMTSNVGTRDIRTTGGFGFGGETEADQYSHLKNTVEDAMKKLFNPEFVNRLDETIVFRSLDKEDIKQIISIEMKDLIKNISDNKMSIELHKSANEFLADKGFDPKFGARPLKRAIQKYVEDPLAEELLLSHFKEGDKIVVKHKKNTEELYFVAGKTAEPEEQDNQEKETVE, from the coding sequence ATGGAAGGAAATTTTTCGGAACGGGTGCAGGAAGTAATCAGATTAAGTCGCGAAGAAGCCTTAAGACTTGGGCATGATTATATTGGAACCGAGCACTTATTGCTTGGGATTATAAGAGAAGGACAGGGTGTTGCCGTACGCATTCTACGTAATCTTGACGTTGACTTAGTAAAGTTAAAAAAGGCAATTGAAGATACAGTCAGAACTTCAGGCGGAACTTTGACAATCGGAAACATTCCGTTGACAAAACAAGCCGAAAAAGTTTTGAAGATCACTCAAATTGAGTCTAAGATTTATAAATCGGATGTAATTGGAACAGAACATATACTTCTCTCGTTATTGCGTGATGAAGACAATATCGCAACACAGATTTTGCATCAATTTAATTTAACGTATGATAACTCACGTGCAGAATTAAATAACATTCTCAGCAGTAAAGATCCATCAAAAGCTGCTACACCCCCTCAATTTGCAACTGGAAAGAAGCAGGACAAAACAAAAACTCCTGTACTCGATAACTTTGGTCGCGATCTCACAAAATTAGCGATTGATGATAAACTTGATCCGGTTATTGGACGAGAAAAAGAAATTGAACGTGTCGCGCAGGTCTTAAGCCGTAGAAAGAAAAACAATCCGGTGTTGATTGGCGAACCCGGTGTTGGTAAGACCGCAATTGCGGAAGGATTAGCTCTTAGAATAATTCAGAAGAAAGTTCCCCGGATTTTACAGGAGAAGAGAGTTGTTACACTTGATCTAGCTGGTTTGGTAGCCGGAACAAAATACCGTGGACAATTTGAAGAACGAATGAAAGCTCTAATGACCGAACTTGAGAAGGCGGATGATGTTATTTTATTCATTGATGAACTACATACAATAGTTGGTGCCGGTGGCGCTTCCGGGTCTTTAGATGCTTCTAATATGTTCAAACCAGCTCTTGCACGCGGCGATATACAATGCATCGGAGCTACTACACTAGATGAGTACCGTAAATATATTGAAACCGATGGTGCTCTTGATCGCCGTTTCCAAAAGGTTATGGTTGAACCGCCTTCTGTTGACCAGACAATTCAAATTCTTGAGCATATCAAGTTTAAATATGAGGAACATCATCACGTTCGTTATTCAAAACAAGCTATCGAAATTGCTGTCCGTTTAAGTGAGAGATATATAACTGACCGTCATTTACCGGATAAAGCCATCGATGTTCTTGATGAAGCCGGATCGCGTGTTCATATGGGAAATTTCACAGTTTCAGAAGAAGTATTGAGATTGGAAGAAGAAGTTGAGAAAATTAAGCAACTAAAGATTCAAGTTGTAAAACAACAGGATTATGAAGAAGCAGCTAGGTTGCGTGACAAAGAGAGAACACTTCAATCCGATCTGGAAATTGCTAAACGTGAATGGGATGCTAAAACAAAAGATATCATTTACGATGTAAGTGAAGATGACATGGCTACGGTTGTTTCTATGATGACCGGCATTCCTGTTACAAGGGTTGTTCAGGCTGAATCTGATAAATTAATGAAGATGGAGACTGCTCTCAAGGGAAGAATAGTTGGGCAAGATGAAGCCGTTTTGAGACTAACAAAAGCAATTAGAAGAACGCGTGCCGGATTAAAAAGACCGTCAAAACCGATTGGTACATTTATTTTTCTTGGACCAACGGGCGTTGGTAAAACAGAATTAGCCAAAGAACTTGCTCGTTATTTATTTGACTCTGAGGATGCACTTATTAGAATTGATATGAGTGAGTACATGGAAAAATTTGCTGTATCCCGACTAGTTGGTGCTCCTCCAGGTTATGTCGGTTATGATGAAGGCGGACAATTGACAGAACGTGTTAGAAGAAAACCTTATTCTGTTGTTCTTTTTGATGAAATTGAAAAAGCTCATCCTGATGTATTTAATATTCTCCTTCAAGTTCTCGATGACGGAACTCTTACAGATAGTCTCGGTCGTAAAGTGGATTTCAAGAACACAATTATTATAATGACTTCGAATGTTGGGACAAGAGATATTCGAACTACTGGCGGATTTGGATTTGGCGGCGAAACGGAAGCTGATCAGTATTCTCATCTTAAAAATACCGTTGAAGATGCAATGAAAAAACTCTTTAACCCGGAATTTGTTAACCGTCTCGATGAAACTATAGTTTTCAGAAGCCTGGATAAGGAAGATATCAAGCAGATCATTTCAATTGAGATGAAAGACTTGATTAAGAATATCAGCGATAACAAGATGAGTATCGAGCTTCACAAATCTGCAAATGAATTTTTAGCAGATAAAGGATTTGACCCAAAATTCGGAGCAAGACCATTAAAAAGGGCAATTCAAAAATATGTTGAAGATCCGTTAGCTGAAGAACTTTTACTAAGTCACTTCAAAGAAGGTGATAAAATAGTCGTTAAGCATAAAAAAAATACTGAAGAACTTTATTTTGTAGCCGGTAAGACAGCGGAACCTGAGGAACAAGATAATCAAGAGAAAGAAACTGTTGAGTAA
- a CDS encoding RidA family protein — translation MKKIFIKKYFFIPSFQISFFLLLFFSSYLDAQIKIVSTSDAPAAIGPYSQAVVSGNLVFCSGQIALHPVTMQIVGDDIESQTRQVFSNIKAVLKAENLTLANVVKCTVFMKNLDDFAKMNSVYAEEFGTNKPARSTIQAARIPKDVLIEIECIAVK, via the coding sequence ATGAAAAAGATCTTCATTAAAAAATATTTTTTTATTCCTTCTTTTCAAATTAGCTTTTTCCTTCTGCTTTTCTTTTCATCATATTTAGATGCACAAATTAAAATTGTCTCTACTTCCGATGCTCCTGCTGCTATTGGTCCTTACTCCCAAGCTGTAGTGTCTGGTAATCTTGTTTTCTGTTCCGGACAAATTGCGCTGCATCCAGTCACAATGCAAATTGTCGGTGACGATATTGAATCGCAAACACGACAGGTATTTAGTAATATTAAAGCCGTGTTGAAAGCAGAGAATTTAACCCTGGCTAACGTTGTCAAGTGCACGGTATTTATGAAAAATTTGGATGACTTTGCAAAAATGAACTCGGTTTATGCCGAGGAGTTTGGTACTAATAAACCTGCACGGTCAACAATTCAAGCAGCACGAATACCAAAAGACGTTTTAATTGAAATTGAGTGTATAGCTGTAAAATAG
- a CDS encoding YdeI/OmpD-associated family protein gives MEPIFFADQSELRKWFEKNHLKEKELLLGYFKKSSGRQSVTWPESVDQALCFGWIDGIRKSIDDLSYTIRFTPRNPKSIWSAINIKKVENLTSLGLMKPAGIAAFNKLDLTKSKIYSFEQNNVKLTKAYENIFKQNNKAWIFFSEQVPSYRRPAIHWVNSAKLEETRLRRLNILITDSFNKQKIAPLRWNIKNYTTK, from the coding sequence ATGGAACCTATATTTTTTGCTGATCAATCTGAATTAAGGAAATGGTTTGAAAAGAATCACTTAAAAGAAAAAGAACTTTTACTTGGTTACTTTAAAAAAAGTTCAGGCCGACAAAGTGTGACATGGCCGGAGTCTGTGGATCAAGCCTTATGTTTCGGCTGGATTGACGGAATTCGAAAATCAATTGATGATCTCAGCTATACTATTAGGTTTACTCCAAGGAATCCTAAAAGTATTTGGAGTGCTATAAATATCAAGAAAGTTGAAAATCTTACTAGTCTTGGATTAATGAAACCTGCCGGAATTGCCGCATTCAACAAACTTGATCTTACCAAATCAAAAATTTATTCATTCGAACAGAATAATGTAAAACTTACTAAGGCATATGAAAATATTTTCAAGCAAAATAATAAAGCTTGGATTTTTTTTTCAGAACAAGTACCATCATATCGAAGGCCGGCAATTCATTGGGTTAACAGTGCAAAACTGGAAGAAACGCGTTTACGAAGATTGAATATTTTAATAACCGACTCATTCAATAAACAAAAGATTGCGCCGCTAAGATGGAATATTAAAAATTATACTACAAAGTGA
- a CDS encoding BMC domain-containing protein — translation MEMNSLGLIEMTSIAAGMQAADIMLKTSQVELILSRTICSGKYIVLIGGDVAAVQSSVDAAVNQIDFAVIDTFVIPNVHPDIFPALSGHSDVTLLEALGIIESFSVASLIEGADAAIKAANVRIIEIRLAMALGGKAFCTLTGEVAAVTSAVESGAKVIADKGLLVNKIVIAQPRPELLSEMI, via the coding sequence ATGGAAATGAATTCTCTAGGCTTAATCGAAATGACAAGCATTGCGGCCGGTATGCAGGCGGCTGATATTATGTTGAAGACATCTCAAGTTGAATTAATTCTCTCCCGTACAATTTGTTCGGGAAAATATATTGTTCTTATCGGCGGAGATGTCGCTGCTGTTCAATCATCGGTTGATGCTGCGGTTAATCAAATTGATTTTGCTGTTATTGATACTTTTGTAATCCCAAATGTTCATCCCGATATTTTTCCGGCTTTGTCAGGTCACTCAGATGTTACACTTCTTGAAGCATTGGGAATTATCGAATCCTTCTCCGTGGCGTCACTAATAGAAGGTGCCGATGCAGCAATTAAAGCCGCCAATGTACGCATTATTGAGATTCGATTAGCAATGGCTCTTGGCGGGAAAGCATTCTGTACACTAACCGGAGAAGTTGCCGCTGTTACTAGCGCAGTTGAATCCGGTGCTAAAGTAATTGCCGATAAAGGATTGCTTGTGAATAAGATTGTAATTGCTCAGCCGCGACCTGAATTGTTAAGTGAAATGATCTAA
- a CDS encoding PP2C family protein-serine/threonine phosphatase, with the protein MDQKKLYRTIETVASKKFESDEELLADIVKQIINNEEIKLTGGRIWKFNPKKKTYNLSFQSGKVSKIADGYALDIKNYPFFERIAFERTILATETDKTLIKKGIVNYSASGVGRKIKVGDKKYYEYLIAVNSDMIGDDLRDTLNIVATVLTSKLNERYLHQSRRNLIADIDKAREIQKSILPEHQYSFNAYEIFGVTLPAQTVGGDFYDYLKVGEGEERLGILMGDAASKGLGAAAEAMYISGAMRMASTFQVKISLMMSRMNQLVNKIFSDDKFASLFYGELSNDKKGLFLYANAGQNPPMFFRKKFNDIILLDSTGPLLGPSPNAKFETDSINFHKGDVLVIYSDGLVEAANDKFEFYGEEKLGHIILDSVNLSPKEIAASILEDVIKFSTNESQYQDDKTIVVIKRNR; encoded by the coding sequence ATGGATCAGAAAAAACTTTACAGAACAATTGAAACAGTAGCATCAAAAAAATTTGAGTCAGATGAAGAATTGCTAGCCGATATTGTAAAACAAATCATAAATAATGAAGAGATTAAATTAACCGGCGGACGGATCTGGAAATTTAATCCAAAGAAAAAAACTTATAATCTATCATTCCAAAGCGGTAAAGTTTCCAAAATTGCCGACGGATACGCACTTGATATTAAAAATTATCCTTTTTTTGAAAGAATAGCTTTTGAAAGAACCATTCTTGCGACAGAAACTGATAAAACACTTATCAAGAAGGGAATTGTTAACTACTCTGCAAGTGGAGTAGGAAGAAAAATAAAAGTCGGCGATAAAAAATATTATGAATATCTAATTGCTGTGAACAGCGATATGATAGGCGATGATCTGCGTGATACACTTAATATTGTTGCTACTGTTCTAACTTCTAAATTGAACGAAAGATACCTTCACCAATCGAGAAGAAATCTAATTGCGGATATTGACAAAGCTCGAGAGATTCAAAAAAGTATTCTGCCCGAACATCAATACAGTTTTAATGCGTACGAAATTTTTGGAGTTACTCTCCCAGCACAGACTGTCGGCGGAGATTTTTATGATTACCTGAAAGTCGGTGAAGGGGAAGAGCGTCTCGGTATTTTAATGGGAGACGCCGCTTCAAAAGGATTAGGAGCAGCTGCGGAAGCTATGTACATTTCCGGTGCTATGAGGATGGCAAGCACTTTTCAAGTTAAAATTTCCTTGATGATGTCGCGCATGAATCAACTTGTGAACAAAATATTCAGCGATGATAAGTTTGCTTCGTTGTTTTATGGAGAACTCTCCAATGATAAAAAGGGATTATTCCTTTACGCTAATGCCGGGCAAAACCCGCCAATGTTTTTTAGAAAGAAATTTAACGATATTATTTTACTCGATTCAACCGGACCGTTGTTAGGACCATCCCCGAATGCAAAATTCGAAACCGATAGTATCAACTTTCACAAGGGTGATGTTTTGGTGATCTATTCTGACGGATTAGTTGAGGCGGCGAACGATAAATTTGAATTTTACGGTGAAGAAAAATTGGGGCATATTATATTGGATAGTGTTAATTTGTCGCCCAAAGAAATTGCAGCATCAATTCTTGAAGACGTAATTAAATTCAGTACAAATGAAAGTCAATATCAAGACGACAAAACAATTGTTGTTATAAAACGAAACCGATAA
- a CDS encoding 4a-hydroxytetrahydrobiopterin dehydratase, with the protein MKLLSTDEITEKLALLNGWFYLDDSFVKEFKLKSFSDAVAFLVKVGFEAEKMDHHPDLLLHSWNKLKITISTHSEGGITENDFNLAQIIDTIRQ; encoded by the coding sequence ATGAAATTACTTAGCACTGATGAGATAACTGAAAAATTGGCTTTATTAAACGGCTGGTTTTATCTGGATGACTCGTTTGTAAAGGAGTTTAAGCTGAAGAGTTTCTCAGATGCCGTTGCTTTTTTAGTGAAAGTCGGCTTTGAAGCAGAGAAAATGGATCATCATCCGGATTTGCTCCTTCATTCATGGAATAAATTAAAAATCACAATTTCAACTCATAGTGAAGGTGGAATAACAGAAAATGATTTCAACCTCGCTCAAATAATTGACACAATTAGACAATGA
- a CDS encoding M64 family metallo-endopeptidase: MRKVFALLLCFVIITNAQIKFDDYFVNQTLRLDFFHTGDKTTETISFDKLVKEGEWSGPKNNLIDPFGYGNYFLKVFDATSKKLIFSRGFSTLYQEWQTTEESKNTIRSFSGSLIMPFPKSNIRVEIFRRDRKNNFEKKFEYSVDPKNYFIIAERIKPYENFKVHYSGDPSSKLDIVFVPEGYTKDEMDKFHKDCDRFAGYLFEYSPYKENRNKINIWGIEAPSNESGTDIPAKNIWKQTLINSRFYTFDSERYLMTTDYQTVRDVAANAPYDQIFIMVNTSIYGGGAIYNFYSMTCVDNKAAKQVFVHEFAHGLAGLADEYGNDNTYQDMYPTDVEPWEPNLTTMVNFDSKWKNLVEPGTPIPTPPEDKYKDKIGVFEGGGYVAKGVYRPTFNSIMNSFTSNEFNKVCKNVLQNIINYYSE; encoded by the coding sequence ATGCGAAAAGTATTTGCTCTTTTACTCTGTTTTGTGATAATTACAAATGCCCAGATTAAATTTGATGATTATTTTGTTAATCAAACACTCCGACTTGATTTTTTCCATACGGGAGATAAAACAACAGAAACAATTTCATTTGATAAGTTGGTTAAAGAAGGGGAATGGAGCGGTCCAAAAAATAATTTGATTGATCCATTTGGTTATGGCAATTATTTTTTAAAAGTATTTGATGCTACTTCAAAAAAATTAATCTTTTCGAGGGGCTTCTCAACACTATACCAGGAATGGCAGACAACAGAAGAATCAAAGAATACCATACGTTCCTTCTCCGGATCACTCATTATGCCGTTTCCGAAGTCAAATATTCGAGTCGAAATATTCAGAAGAGATCGAAAAAATAATTTCGAGAAAAAATTTGAGTACTCTGTAGATCCTAAAAATTATTTCATAATCGCAGAACGAATTAAGCCTTATGAAAATTTCAAAGTTCATTATTCTGGTGATCCTTCATCTAAGTTAGATATTGTATTTGTTCCGGAAGGATATACTAAAGATGAGATGGATAAATTTCATAAGGATTGTGATAGATTCGCCGGTTATTTGTTTGAATATTCTCCTTACAAAGAGAATAGAAACAAAATAAATATCTGGGGAATTGAAGCACCGTCTAACGAATCCGGAACCGATATTCCGGCAAAAAATATTTGGAAGCAGACATTAATCAATTCCCGTTTCTATACTTTTGACAGCGAACGCTATTTAATGACTACAGATTATCAAACAGTCCGAGATGTTGCCGCAAACGCTCCGTATGATCAAATATTCATTATGGTAAACACTTCTATATACGGCGGCGGCGCTATTTATAATTTCTACTCAATGACTTGCGTTGATAATAAAGCGGCTAAGCAAGTTTTTGTTCATGAATTTGCACACGGTCTAGCCGGTCTCGCAGATGAATATGGGAACGATAATACATATCAAGATATGTATCCCACGGATGTTGAACCTTGGGAGCCGAACCTAACAACAATGGTTAATTTTGATAGCAAATGGAAAAATTTAGTTGAACCCGGAACTCCGATTCCTACACCTCCCGAAGATAAATACAAAGATAAAATTGGTGTTTTTGAAGGAGGCGGATATGTTGCAAAAGGTGTTTACCGTCCTACATTCAACAGTATCATGAATTCATTCACATCGAACGAGTTTAATAAAGTTTGTAAAAATGTGTTACAAAATATCATAAACTATTATTCGGAATAA
- a CDS encoding 4Fe-4S dicluster domain-containing protein, translated as MDLVQKIFDAGVVGAGGAGFPTHVKAKSKVEFVLVNGAECEPLIHKDFELMKNFAPEIVKGVELMTKQTSAKKSYFGIKAKNADAIEAIERNYSNGKIETCQLGDFYPSGDEYELVYAATKRLIPPYGLPLDVGCVVNNVETFYNICRAVEDKPVTQKFVCIAGCVKNPSSFFVPIGTSLKELIAHAGGATVSDFGVFVSGILMGKLTFDLDEVVTKTTAGIIVLPFDHYLVNRTKRPIQDKNRIGKSACDQCSYCTEFCPRYLLGYDVQPHKVMRSLGFSTTGSAVWNQYADLCCSCGLCSLYACPEDLYPREACDQGKVENKKLGTRYEQQKPVKVHPIKEGRRVPLKQLMKRIDVLKYDAHTPFVNKSPDVSQVIIVLKQHIGIAAKPIVRLGDNVLEGTLIADIEEGKLGAKIHSSISGRVTHISDEYIKISK; from the coding sequence ATGGATCTTGTTCAAAAAATATTTGATGCAGGTGTTGTTGGAGCCGGAGGCGCTGGATTTCCGACTCATGTAAAAGCAAAATCGAAAGTTGAATTTGTTCTTGTCAACGGCGCCGAATGCGAACCACTCATTCATAAAGATTTTGAGTTAATGAAAAATTTTGCTCCGGAGATTGTTAAAGGCGTAGAGTTAATGACCAAACAAACTTCTGCAAAAAAATCTTACTTTGGTATAAAAGCAAAAAATGCCGATGCAATTGAAGCGATCGAAAGAAATTATTCTAACGGTAAAATTGAAACTTGTCAGCTCGGTGATTTCTATCCCAGCGGCGATGAATACGAACTAGTTTATGCCGCAACAAAAAGATTAATTCCCCCATACGGTTTACCTCTTGATGTCGGCTGTGTTGTAAACAACGTTGAAACATTTTATAATATCTGTAGAGCCGTTGAAGACAAACCGGTTACACAGAAATTTGTTTGTATTGCCGGCTGTGTCAAAAATCCGTCATCGTTTTTCGTTCCTATCGGCACAAGTTTGAAAGAGTTAATTGCTCATGCAGGCGGAGCCACTGTTTCCGATTTTGGAGTTTTTGTCAGCGGTATTTTAATGGGGAAACTTACTTTTGATCTTGATGAAGTTGTAACTAAAACTACTGCCGGAATTATTGTTCTTCCTTTCGATCATTATCTTGTAAACAGAACTAAGAGACCAATTCAAGATAAAAATAGAATTGGCAAATCCGCATGCGACCAATGCAGTTATTGTACCGAGTTTTGTCCTCGTTACCTTTTAGGTTATGATGTTCAGCCTCATAAAGTTATGCGGTCGCTCGGATTCTCTACAACTGGAAGCGCCGTGTGGAATCAATATGCCGATCTCTGTTGTTCTTGCGGCTTGTGTTCTTTATACGCGTGTCCGGAAGATTTATATCCTCGCGAAGCATGCGATCAAGGAAAAGTTGAAAATAAAAAATTGGGAACCAGATACGAACAACAAAAACCGGTAAAAGTACATCCAATTAAAGAAGGGAGACGCGTTCCACTAAAACAATTGATGAAACGAATTGATGTTTTAAAATATGATGCGCATACACCATTTGTAAATAAATCGCCGGATGTTTCACAAGTTATAATTGTGTTGAAACAGCATATCGGAATTGCGGCGAAACCAATTGTTAGACTCGGTGACAATGTACTTGAAGGAACATTGATTGCTGATATTGAAGAAGGAAAACTTGGAGCAAAAATTCATTCTTCAATTAGTGGTAGAGTGACGCATATTTCTGATGAGTATATCAAAATTTCAAAATAA